A part of Paenibacillus donghaensis genomic DNA contains:
- a CDS encoding SDR family NAD(P)-dependent oxidoreductase: MESSEDIAIIGMDCRLPQANNVQQYWDQLIQGHDCTEIIPEKRREELGRFLKLQENSGEEGLLKQGYLEDISGFDAAFFNISPAEASTMDPIQRLFLMVVWGALEDAGVNFSKLNGSKTGVFVGKAHLNEPLYKDFIEEFDMIAFNGSATGILASRISYILNLNGPSLVVDTACSSGLVALHLACRALLNNECETAVAGGVRIMLMPLQENKLSALESPDHTLRPFDSMSNGTVWGEGITAVVLKPLSKAIRDRDHVYAVIKGSAINNDGASNGISAPNAIAQENLIADLWDRLKINPESISYIEAHGTGTPLGDPVEIKGITNAYRRYTNKKQFCPIGTVKGNLGHLVAASGLAGLIKVVLAMKHNKIPPTIHFNNPNPYINFVESPVFFNDRMLDWKSDQGPLRASVSSFGISGTNAYVIVDEYVEDSVKQSVNINKPFIFTCSAKSDAALLQYIRKYSECLGEFEDERIGDVCFTANTGRVHQDYRLAMVATGIHDLRNRLQLIIRDGLEKAWDHCAYYGNCKPVSVAMHKSEPGMVAKSAIRTHDELSVTKARSYVEGGQRDRELLDDLCQMYSEGASVPWDSLFSDSSTRKVALPTYPFECKPYWAKSNTAVLREKIQDQEHPLVGRLYLRTINQDIYVNEISPADTWVLKEHKVAGHYIMPGTAFIEMAMYVGKVHYGLQQLELMDIAVISPLMVKEGESKKIQTIVKHEDGLLNFVIAGEEADVDGTGCWFTQYVQGKIQPLVNQPETVLDAGVFSAHCTQSVGKINPNEYTKGFIEFGSRWRDCAALITGKDNAVAELHLPKEYQEDLKQYFLHPALLDLSLNALALTVDEKYLPFAYKSMKIYGPTPSTFTSYITAADNGLHSDSHGMKSYEVIMRDKTGKVFAEVNGYSIKKANLLKSDDSFHTIKWVPAEVAASSFITPKKALVLKDQLGISEDLIHQLTSQGCEVVEISVGSSYRKIDEYHYEVAAKEEDYVSLLRDAKVDGLTHIIHMASLSEEQEIQDTEGLRAVLDQGLHSLFFLTKHLVRCIRSQTLSVYLVSRNVYSITGKEHKLQPYHASFFGLGKVISNEYPILRCRCIDMGDSMTGTELAEALNHSLVGGGAVAFRDGIPYMEEIQALNLDSIPDQSIEIGGEGVYIITGGTGGIGMEICKYLASRGPVNLALISRTPLPEIERWDASILSGEERRLGKTLKQLAVLRSAGAEIVSYSADAADYEQMTFVLADLRRKFGRIRGVIHSAGVAGQGLLLDKDFHTFHSVIHPKIYGAWVLSHLTEHDELDMFVLFSSIASLVAYPGQGDYTAANAFLDAFSDYSNQRGRRMLVINWPAWGETGMAVNYNSNVDMLFKAISTQDAVQAFDKVLQKQVGRVIIGELDYGSDMIDRVPVGFSEGLKAKLRRVRLLSQKVDSSSVDVEVQGRSDGEYTATELLVSKVWGEVLGFQTINIYDSFYDLGGDSVFAMKLVNSLSKQLNMNIGIVDVFNYQTVNELSEYVDREGVNRGEGPDTNETGIIKHVEAKDFYSITAQQKGIYLHYQRLPRNTSYNTPIALDIHGHLDVELFERMIIQLIKRHEVLRTSFSMNDGMPVFRVHEEADFKMGHSEAPRQDIKEIMRNFVKPFSLEEPPLLRVETVKLGSERYLLLLDIHHILADRASVGILLNEFFQLLDHKPLSEPGMQYSDYAQWQAALYSSEKVKKSELFWLNMFKGEIPLLNLPTDFPRPSVPSYEGDSIRLVLDENLCASLYKAALEAGTTINMVLTAAFYVLLSKFTLQKDIIIGCNVLGRTHVDIQQTMGMFVNTLPIRSCIYGDQTFKDYLNEVKRISLSAYDHQNYPLESLLDKLHFTRVYNRNPLFDVCFNMMNISDRIDPAKQLSIQGLVIKTVEYVSTTSKFDMTLIAATADHKLDMVLEYKTSLYKRSTIEDFLSYYHKILQAVSCNLNLTINELSFSDQLMAVKQETDDVGDFAF; encoded by the coding sequence ATGGAGAGCTCGGAGGACATTGCGATCATAGGAATGGATTGCAGGCTTCCGCAGGCTAATAATGTGCAGCAATATTGGGATCAGTTGATACAGGGGCATGATTGTACAGAAATTATTCCAGAGAAGCGGAGAGAGGAATTAGGACGTTTTTTGAAGCTTCAGGAGAACTCAGGGGAAGAAGGATTGCTAAAGCAAGGTTATCTGGAAGATATATCAGGCTTCGATGCAGCTTTTTTTAATATTTCACCGGCTGAGGCCTCGACAATGGACCCTATACAGAGATTGTTTTTGATGGTGGTCTGGGGAGCTTTGGAAGATGCAGGGGTAAATTTCTCCAAGCTTAATGGCTCAAAGACTGGGGTATTTGTGGGCAAAGCACATTTAAACGAACCCCTCTATAAAGACTTTATTGAGGAATTTGACATGATCGCCTTCAATGGCTCTGCTACTGGGATATTAGCCAGTCGAATCTCCTATATCCTGAATCTCAACGGTCCGAGCCTTGTAGTGGATACCGCCTGCTCCTCCGGTCTGGTTGCCCTTCATCTGGCTTGCCGGGCACTCTTGAACAACGAATGTGAGACTGCAGTGGCTGGCGGGGTCCGGATCATGCTGATGCCGTTGCAAGAGAATAAACTGTCGGCTTTAGAGTCCCCTGACCATACACTAAGACCATTTGACAGCATGTCTAACGGTACGGTTTGGGGTGAAGGTATCACTGCCGTTGTTCTGAAACCGCTCTCCAAAGCTATAAGGGACAGGGATCATGTATACGCCGTTATCAAAGGGAGTGCGATCAATAATGACGGTGCTTCGAACGGTATCTCTGCGCCGAATGCGATTGCCCAGGAGAACCTAATTGCAGATTTATGGGATAGATTGAAGATCAATCCGGAGTCGATCTCTTATATTGAAGCCCATGGGACAGGTACGCCGCTTGGCGATCCGGTTGAAATTAAAGGTATAACCAATGCTTACAGGAGATACACCAATAAGAAGCAATTTTGTCCGATTGGCACGGTTAAAGGGAACTTGGGGCATTTGGTTGCTGCCTCTGGTCTGGCAGGCCTGATCAAGGTAGTGCTGGCCATGAAACATAACAAGATTCCACCGACTATCCATTTTAACAATCCCAATCCATATATTAATTTTGTTGAATCGCCGGTTTTCTTTAATGACAGGATGCTGGATTGGAAGTCCGATCAAGGTCCCCTGCGGGCAAGCGTAAGCTCGTTTGGGATAAGTGGAACCAATGCTTATGTCATTGTAGATGAGTATGTGGAGGATAGCGTAAAGCAGTCAGTTAATATAAATAAACCGTTTATCTTTACATGCTCAGCAAAAAGCGATGCGGCATTATTGCAATACATTCGTAAATACAGCGAGTGCCTTGGCGAGTTTGAGGATGAGCGGATAGGTGATGTCTGCTTCACAGCCAACACCGGCAGAGTTCATCAGGATTACCGGCTTGCCATGGTTGCAACCGGTATCCATGATCTGCGGAACAGGCTTCAGCTTATCATTAGAGATGGGTTAGAGAAGGCTTGGGATCACTGCGCTTATTATGGAAATTGTAAGCCCGTTTCCGTTGCCATGCATAAGTCGGAACCCGGAATGGTTGCCAAGTCAGCGATTCGGACCCATGACGAACTGTCTGTAACTAAAGCCCGCAGCTATGTTGAAGGCGGACAGCGCGACCGTGAGTTATTGGATGATCTGTGCCAAATGTACAGTGAAGGTGCTAGTGTACCTTGGGACAGTCTGTTCAGTGACTCCAGTACACGAAAGGTCGCGCTGCCGACCTATCCTTTTGAATGTAAGCCATATTGGGCAAAAAGCAACACTGCCGTCCTAAGAGAAAAGATTCAAGATCAGGAGCATCCGCTGGTGGGAAGATTGTACCTGCGGACCATTAATCAGGACATTTATGTAAACGAAATAAGCCCTGCTGACACCTGGGTGCTGAAAGAACATAAAGTAGCAGGCCATTATATCATGCCGGGTACAGCTTTTATCGAAATGGCGATGTATGTTGGCAAGGTGCATTATGGCTTACAGCAGTTGGAGCTAATGGATATCGCGGTCATCTCTCCTCTGATGGTAAAGGAAGGGGAAAGTAAGAAAATCCAAACTATCGTGAAACATGAAGATGGCTTGCTGAATTTTGTTATCGCAGGAGAAGAGGCAGATGTGGACGGCACCGGTTGCTGGTTTACACAATATGTCCAGGGCAAGATCCAGCCACTAGTAAATCAGCCGGAAACAGTCTTGGATGCAGGTGTATTCTCAGCGCATTGTACACAATCTGTCGGCAAAATTAATCCTAATGAATACACGAAAGGCTTTATTGAATTCGGAAGCAGATGGAGGGACTGTGCAGCACTTATAACAGGAAAGGATAACGCTGTTGCAGAACTGCATTTGCCTAAGGAATATCAAGAGGACTTGAAGCAGTATTTCCTTCACCCGGCACTCTTGGATCTGTCGCTCAATGCCCTGGCTTTGACTGTGGACGAGAAGTATCTGCCTTTTGCCTACAAAAGTATGAAGATCTATGGACCAACACCTTCAACGTTTACCAGTTATATTACCGCTGCGGATAACGGATTGCATTCCGACTCTCATGGCATGAAGAGCTATGAGGTTATTATGAGGGATAAGACAGGCAAAGTTTTTGCCGAAGTGAACGGATACAGCATTAAGAAGGCAAACCTGTTAAAGAGTGATGATTCCTTCCATACCATAAAGTGGGTTCCTGCTGAAGTTGCTGCAAGTTCCTTCATTACTCCAAAGAAAGCCTTGGTCCTGAAGGATCAGTTAGGTATTTCCGAGGATCTGATACACCAGCTGACCAGCCAAGGTTGTGAGGTGGTTGAAATAAGCGTAGGTTCTTCCTATCGGAAGATAGACGAGTATCACTATGAAGTGGCAGCTAAGGAAGAGGATTATGTCTCACTGTTGAGAGACGCCAAGGTGGACGGGTTAACCCATATTATTCATATGGCCTCCCTCAGTGAGGAGCAGGAGATACAAGATACAGAAGGGTTGCGTGCTGTTCTTGACCAGGGCTTGCACAGTTTGTTCTTCCTAACCAAGCATCTTGTCCGTTGTATCCGAAGTCAGACGCTATCAGTCTATCTGGTGTCCCGCAATGTATATTCGATAACCGGTAAAGAGCATAAGCTACAGCCCTATCATGCCTCGTTCTTCGGACTGGGTAAGGTAATCTCCAATGAGTATCCGATTCTACGCTGCAGATGCATTGACATGGGTGATAGCATGACTGGTACGGAACTGGCCGAAGCATTGAATCATTCCCTTGTGGGCGGAGGAGCGGTTGCATTCCGGGATGGCATTCCTTATATGGAAGAAATTCAGGCCTTGAATCTCGATTCTATACCTGATCAAAGCATAGAAATCGGAGGAGAAGGCGTTTATATCATTACGGGCGGCACTGGTGGAATCGGTATGGAGATATGCAAGTACCTGGCCTCCAGGGGACCCGTTAATCTTGCACTGATTAGCCGTACTCCTCTACCGGAAATAGAACGATGGGATGCGAGCATTTTGTCTGGGGAAGAGAGAAGGCTAGGTAAGACGCTGAAGCAATTGGCTGTTCTCAGAAGTGCAGGCGCTGAAATAGTTAGTTACAGTGCAGATGCAGCTGATTATGAACAAATGACTTTTGTCTTGGCAGATTTAAGGCGTAAATTCGGTCGGATTCGAGGTGTGATCCACAGCGCAGGCGTTGCAGGACAAGGCCTCTTATTGGATAAAGACTTCCATACCTTTCATAGCGTGATTCATCCCAAAATATACGGTGCATGGGTGTTAAGCCACTTAACAGAACATGATGAACTAGACATGTTCGTGTTATTCTCTTCTATCGCTTCATTGGTTGCGTATCCCGGACAGGGCGACTATACGGCAGCAAACGCATTTCTCGATGCATTCTCTGACTACTCCAATCAGCGAGGCAGAAGGATGCTTGTGATTAACTGGCCGGCATGGGGAGAAACCGGTATGGCTGTTAATTACAATTCCAATGTGGATATGTTGTTCAAGGCGATTTCTACCCAAGACGCGGTCCAGGCGTTTGACAAAGTGCTTCAAAAGCAGGTAGGTAGAGTCATCATAGGAGAGTTAGATTACGGTAGTGACATGATAGACAGAGTTCCGGTTGGGTTCTCTGAAGGTTTGAAAGCCAAGCTTAGAAGGGTGCGGTTGCTGAGCCAAAAGGTCGATTCTAGCAGTGTTGACGTTGAGGTTCAAGGGCGGAGCGACGGAGAATATACCGCCACCGAGCTGCTGGTTTCCAAGGTATGGGGGGAGGTATTAGGGTTCCAGACCATTAATATATATGACAGTTTTTATGATCTGGGCGGTGATTCTGTATTTGCTATGAAACTGGTCAATAGTCTTAGCAAACAACTGAATATGAACATAGGCATTGTGGATGTGTTCAACTACCAAACAGTTAACGAACTTTCCGAATATGTGGACCGCGAAGGGGTGAATAGAGGAGAAGGGCCGGATACGAATGAGACAGGTATTATCAAACATGTTGAAGCTAAAGATTTCTATTCGATAACTGCACAGCAAAAGGGCATATACCTTCACTATCAGAGATTGCCCAGGAATACCAGCTATAACACGCCGATTGCTCTGGATATCCACGGGCATCTGGATGTAGAGCTATTCGAAAGAATGATTATACAGTTAATAAAACGTCATGAAGTGTTAAGAACGTCCTTCAGTATGAACGATGGAATGCCGGTATTCCGCGTTCATGAAGAAGCCGATTTTAAGATGGGGCATTCCGAAGCACCAAGGCAAGACATCAAGGAGATCATGAGAAACTTCGTCAAGCCGTTCAGCCTCGAAGAGCCTCCACTGCTCCGCGTGGAAACCGTAAAGCTTGGCTCAGAACGCTACCTTCTGCTGCTGGATATCCACCATATCCTAGCAGACCGTGCATCGGTTGGCATTCTATTGAATGAATTCTTTCAGTTATTGGACCACAAGCCACTCTCAGAACCAGGTATGCAATATAGCGATTACGCCCAATGGCAGGCTGCCTTGTATTCCTCTGAAAAAGTAAAAAAATCCGAGTTGTTTTGGCTCAATATGTTCAAAGGGGAGATTCCTCTCCTTAATCTGCCTACGGATTTCCCAAGACCTTCAGTACCGTCGTATGAAGGGGATAGCATCAGGCTAGTGTTGGATGAGAACCTGTGTGCTTCGCTCTATAAGGCTGCTTTGGAAGCCGGAACAACAATTAACATGGTATTAACTGCAGCATTTTATGTTCTGCTCAGCAAATTCACCCTGCAAAAAGATATAATTATCGGCTGTAATGTTCTTGGTAGAACCCATGTGGATATTCAACAAACCATGGGAATGTTCGTTAACACCCTTCCGATTAGAAGCTGTATATATGGGGATCAGACATTTAAAGATTATTTAAATGAAGTGAAGAGGATAAGCTTGTCAGCTTATGACCATCAGAACTATCCGTTGGAGAGCTTGTTGGATAAGTTGCATTTCACCCGGGTTTACAACAGGAATCCGTTGTTTGATGTCTGCTTCAATATGATGAATATTTCAGACCGTATTGATCCTGCCAAGCAGCTCTCAATCCAGGGACTTGTCATCAAAACCGTGGAATATGTAAGCACAACCTCAAAATTCGATATGACACTGATTGCGGCTACTGCTGACCATAAGCTTGATATGGTTCTGGAATATAAGACAAGTTTGTACAAACGAAGCACCATTGAGGATTTCCTCAGTTATTATCATAAAATTCTGCAGGCCGTTTCCTGCAATCTAAATCTAACGATTAATGAATTGTCTTTTTCAGATCAATTAATGGCTGTGAAGCAAGAAACGGACGATGTCGGGGACTTTGCTTTTTAG